CCACTTCGCATCTGTCGCCGTGAACTTGTTCACGACGACAGCTCATTGACTCGTTCGAGAACCAAACAACGACCGGCTCTCATTTCCGACGACCATCCTCGACGACCACGCTTCTTCCGGTCGTCAATCAGGCCTTCGCCATTCGTTCCGCTTGCTCTGCGGCTTCCGAAATTCCACCGACATACGTGAACGCCGCTTCCGGCAGGTGATCCCACTTGCCATCGCACAGTTCTTCGAAGCTCTCGATCGTTTCGTCGCGAGGAGTGATCTTCCCCTTCTTGCCGGTAAACGGTTCCGCCACCAGGAACGGCTGCGACAAGAAGCGTTCGATGCGGCGTGCGCGATGCACCACCAGCTTATCTTCTTGACTCAACTCATCGATACCGAGCATCGCGATGATGTCCTGCAATTCACGGTATCGCTGCAAATTCTGTTGAACGCGGCGAGCGATCTTGTAGTGACGTTCACCCACGACCAGCGGATCAAGAATTCGCGACGACGATGACAGTGGGTCGATCGCGGGATAAAGACCCTTTTCCGCGATACGTCGTTCGAGATACAGGAACGCATCCAAGTGTGCGAACGCCGTGGCGGGTGCCGGATCTGTCGGATCGTCAGCGGGAACGTATACGGCTTGCACTGATGTAATAGCCCCGCGATTCGTTGAGGTAATTCGCTCTTGCAAGGCACCGAGTTCGGTTCCCAGCGTTGGCTGATAACCCACGGCACTCGGCATACGTCCGAGCAACGCGGACACTTCCGAACCGGCTTGCGAGAACCGGAAAATGTTGTCAACGAACAGCAGCGTGTCGGCACCAGTTGCATCACGGAACCACTCAGCCATGGTCAGTGCCGTCAACGCGACGCGAAGACGCGCACCTGGCGGTTCGTTCATCTGACCGAACACCATCGCGGTCTGGTCGATCACGTGTCGACCAGTGCTGCCGATTTCGGCTTCCTGCATTTCCAGCCACA
This genomic interval from Schlesneria paludicola DSM 18645 contains the following:
- the atpD gene encoding F0F1 ATP synthase subunit beta encodes the protein MTTGTNIGHVTQIIGSTFDAEFSDASLPAIYNAVKIETEVKGLKVKVTGEVQQHLGGGRVRCVALGSTDGMVRGMDVLDTGAPVSVPVGKATLGRVFNVLGDPIDGRGDVPCEERWAIHRDPPKLSDLSSKTELFETGIKVIDLLVPFVRGGKAGLFGGAGLGKTVILTELIARIASAHGGYSVFAGVGERTREGNDLWLEMQEAEIGSTGRHVIDQTAMVFGQMNEPPGARLRVALTALTMAEWFRDATGADTLLFVDNIFRFSQAGSEVSALLGRMPSAVGYQPTLGTELGALQERITSTNRGAITSVQAVYVPADDPTDPAPATAFAHLDAFLYLERRIAEKGLYPAIDPLSSSSRILDPLVVGERHYKIARRVQQNLQRYRELQDIIAMLGIDELSQEDKLVVHRARRIERFLSQPFLVAEPFTGKKGKITPRDETIESFEELCDGKWDHLPEAAFTYVGGISEAAEQAERMAKA